CTGGCTGCGTTACGGCTATTTTAACCCCTATCTGGGTGAAAAGGCCGAACTTGCCGCGCCCATGCCGGGAGAATGGACAATGCCAGCCCCGCGCGCCAGAGAAGCGGCAACGGAAGATGGGCTGGACGCCGGGGCGGAAGAGGACTCGCGCAACGGTTCAGACAGCGAATAATTAGCGTATTCTGCCGGTTAACATTTTCGGAGCCTTGCAAGTTGTGCGGGGCTCCGATTTTTTTTCGCCTTTGTTTATTTTTGTGACCGATATCACAGTTTTTTCCTGCTAGCAGTGCTGAGGTGAAGTTGCGTAGGGTGTGATTTCCGCACAATCTGCCCGAAAATCAGCGGGCACAGACGGCAGGGATGCAGCAAAAAAAGTCTTGATGATTCTTTCCCTTGACAGGTGAATCGAACATCCCTATCCATTTAGAAAATGAATTTCAATTTTAAAATAAGACGCAACGAAGGAGAATGTCATGAGTAAGGTACTGATTGTTTTTGGTTCCAGCACCGGCAATACGGAAAGCATCGCCCAGAAGCTTGAAGAACTGATTGCCGCTGGCGGGCACGAAGTCACGCTGCTTAACGCGGCGGACGCCTCGGCAGAAAATCTGGCTGACGGTTATGATGCAGTGCTGTTTGGCTGCTCGGCCTGGGGCATGGAAGATCTGGAAATGCAGGACGACTTTTTATCCCTGTTTGAGGAATTTGACCGCATCGGGCTGGCTGGCCGCAAGGTAGCCGCCTTTGCATCCGGCGACCAGGAATATGAACATTTTTGCGGCGCGGTGCCTGCCATTGAAGAGCGCGCCAAGGAACTGGGCGCGACCATCATTGCCGAGGGGCTCAAGATGGAAGGCGATGCCTCCAACGACCCCGAAGCCGTGGCATCGTTTGCCGAGGATGTGCTCAAGCAGCTGTAAAATTCTGCTGCGCACGGCGTTAAGCCTTCCGGCTGCGTCATATGGGCCCGCTGTGTTTCAGGTCAGTGTCATGTCTGCCCTGAAGCCAGCGGGCTTTTTTCTTTGCGTTCATAGCGCAGCTTTTCCCCGTGTCCTACGCTCTGGTTGAACCGGTGCGCAGACAAGGCATTGCGCCTCTTGCCAAACCCTTACGTCAAGTGCAAAATTATCGTTCGCAGGAGCGAAACGTAACGGACAAGCGAGGAGTTCATGGCAATTCTGGTTTGCGGCGGTGCCGGGTATATTGGTTCCCACAATGTGCGCGCCCTTTTGGAGCGTGGCGAAACACCTGTGGTGCTTGACAATTTTCTTACGGGCCATCGTGGTTCTGTTCCGCAGGATGTGCGCCTCTATTCCGGCGATATGCGTGATCCGGCATTGCTTGATGCCGTATTTTCAGAACAGCCCATTGAGGCCGTGATGCACTTTGCCGCCTGCTCCCTTGTGGGTGAGAGCATGGAGCAGCCGCTCAAATATTTTCAGAACAACATACATGGCATGATGGAGCTGCTTGAAGCCATGGCGCGCCACGGGGTGGACAAGATCGTTTTCTCGTCCACGGCTTCGGTCTATGGCGAACCTGATGTCGTTCCCATTCCCGAGCACGCGCCCCTGCGGCCCACCAATCCCTATGGCGAAAGCAAGCTCGCCATGGAGCGGATGATGCATTGGGTGGGAAGGGCGCACGGTATCCGCTCTGTTATCCTGCGTTATTTCAATGTGGCGGGCGCATGGCCTCAGGGCCTTATTGGCGAGGATCACAGGCCGGAAAGTCACCTTATCCCCATCATTCTTCAGGTGCCGCTGGGCAAAAGACCCCATGTCACCATTTTTGGCGATGATTATCCCACACCGGACGGTACGTGCATTCGCGACTACCTGGACGTGATGGAACTTGCCGACGCGCATCTGCGCGCTGTGGATTACCTGCGTGGCGGCGGCGGCAGCGAAGTGTGCAACCTGGGCAACGGCACGGGATTTTCTGTGCGGCAGATGGTGGAAGCCGCGCGCCGTGTGACCGGGCGCGACATTGCCGTCAGCATCGGCGCTCGCCGCCCCGGCGATCCGGCACGGCTGGTGGCCTCCGCCCAGCGCGCCGCCGAGGTGCTGGGCTGGACAGCGCGCGCTGATATAGACAGCATCATCGCCTCGGCCTGGAGTTGGCATTCGCGTAATCCAGATGGGTTTGCCGAATAACATGCCGGTTTGCGCCGCAACTGTCTTGCGCCTGTCCGCTCTGCGGATGGGCGCTTTTTGTGCGGTGCGCCGGAAGGGCAGACCGTGCATCCCCCTCGACATGATCGCCCTTGTGCTTATGTAAAACGTATGCGCTGCCTGCGCCGGGAGGAACCCATGCCCAGATTAGGACGAACGAGTTGTCTCCTTATTTGCACATTCATGCTGTTGGCTCTGCTGCCGGGTCTGCCGCTGGCGGTCTTTGGAGCTTCGCCCTCAGCTTCGGAGGTTTCGATGCAAAACACATATCCCATGCCGCCGCTTTCAGGCCTTGAGGCGGACGTGCTGTTGCGCAAGGCCACAGAGCCGCCCAATACGGGCAAATATGTCAACAATCATGAGGCGGGCACCTATATCTGCCGCCAGTGCGGCATGCCGCTCTATCATTCTGACGACAAGTTCGAGTCCGGCTGCGGCTGGCCCAGCTTTGACACGGCAGTGCCTGGTGCGGTGCGCCGTGTGCCCGATGCCGATGGCCGCAGGGTTGAGATTATCTGCGCCAACTGCGGTGGGCATCTGGGGCATGTGTTTGAGGGCGAAGGATTCACAGAAAAAAACACGCGCCATTGCGTCAATTCGCTGTCCATGAGTTTTGCCCCTGCGGGCAGCGATGCGGAAAAAGCGGCTCTGGGGCGGCTGGCTGCCCAAAAGGAAACCTCCGCTGCCGGAGGCGCTCCGCTGGCGGATGTGGGAGCTTCGGAGCAGGACGTTGCCTCTGGAGGATGCACGGCCACAGCTATTGTGGCTGGCGGCTGCTTCTGGGGGGTGGAAGACGCTTTTCAGAAAATACCGGGAGTGTGCGAGGCGATATCGGGTTATACGGGCGGTCACACGGTCAACCCCAGTTATGAAGACGTGTGCCGGGGCGATACCGGCCATGCGGAGTCCGTGCTGGTGCGCTATAACCCCTCGCGCGTGGGCTACGAGCAGATTTTGCGCCGCTTTTTTGAAATTCACGACCCAACCCAGCTCAACAGGCAGGGGCCGGACTGGGGCGAGCAGTACCGCTCTGCGGTCTTTTATAAGGGGGCGGAGCAAAAGGCTGTGGCAGAAAAGCTGGTGGCCCGCCTGCGGGAGCTTGGCTACAAGATGGTTACGCAGATTGCGCCTGCCGGGCCTTTTTATGAGGCCGAGGCCTACCACCAGGATTTTGCCCGCCGCACGGGGCGGGGCGTATGCCACATGTCTGTGCCGCGCTTTTCGCAGCGGGTGGATGGAAGCCCGGTTAAGTAAAAGGTTTGGTGAGGGCAGCGGCCCGCTATTTTCACCCATTGCACGCAGACAGGCCCGTTTCAGGTGGTGGAGCATTTGCTCTCCCTGAAACGGGCCTGAATTTTTTTGAATCTTTTGCAGTTAACGCAGAATCTGGGCAGTGGAGGCGCAGGGCAGGCCAAAGGCTTCGGCCACGCCAGCAAAGGTGCACTGCCCATCAACCGTATTCAGGCCGCGCTCAAGGGCGATATTTTCGCGGCAGGCGTTCTTCCAGCCTTTGTCCGCCAGTTCCAGGGCAAAGGGCAGGGTCGCGTTGGTCAAGGCATAGGTTGAAGTGACCGGCACGGCGCCGGGAATGTTGGCAACGGCATAGTGGATGACGCCGTGCTTTTCATAGGTGGGTTCGTGGTGGGTTGTGGGCCTGCCCGCCGTGGTTTCAAACGAACCGCCCTGGTCAATGGCCACGTCCACCACCACGCTGCCGGGGCGCATGGTTTTGATCATGGCTTCTGTCACCAGTTTCGGGGCCATGGCGCCGGGAATAAGCACGGAGCCGATAACAAGGTCGGACTCCTGAACAGCCCCGGCGATATTGTATTCATTGGAAGCAAGGGTCTGGACGCGGGAAGAGAAAATGTCGCCCAGATAGCGCAGGCGGTTCAGATTGTTGTCCAGAATGGTAACTTCCGCGCCAAGGCCCATGGCCATCTTGGCGGCTTCCGTACCCACGGTGCCGCCGCCCACAATGGCGACCCTGGCGCGCTGCACACCAGCCACGCCGCCCAGCAGCATACCCGCGCCGCCTGCCTGTTTGGTCAGGATGTAGGAACCCATCTGCACGGCCATACGGCCCGCTACTTCAGACATGGGGGCCAGCAGCGGCAGGCTGCGATCCTTGGGCTGTACGGTTTCGTAGGCAAGGCCCACCACCCCGGAATTGAGCAGGGCGTCGGTAAGTTTCTTGTCCGCCGCAAGGTGCAGGTAAGTAAAGAGCAGCAGACCGGGGCGAAAATATTTGTATTCGCTGGGCAGTGGTTCCTTGACCTTCATGATCATTTCAGCCTTGGCCCATACATCGCCCACTGGCAGCATGCTCGCGCCAGCCTTGGCAAATTCGTCATCGCCAATACGGCTGCCAAGCCCTGCGCCGCTTTCTACCAGAACCTTGTGCCCGTGGTCAGTGAGCGCCTTGACCCCGGCGGGCGTGATGCCCACACGGTATTCATCGGCCTTGATCTCCTTGGTGACGCCAATAATCATGGATAGTCCTCGCAAGCTTATGGTTGTGGCGAAACCGGCAATGCCGATCACGCGGGGGCATGCTTCTTCCATGGTCTGGGGCGCGGGGGGGATGACGCCTTGCGGGCGGCCTGATCCGCCCGATATGAAATCGTATATTTTTTCCCGTTTATCAGCAATAAAATTGCAATGTTTTGCGGAGTGTTCTTACAGGCAATCGCACAAGGTGCGTTCCCGCAATGATTTGAGCCGGATGCCGCCGTTGAGGATTTCGCCCCGCAGTTCGCGCAGCCGGCGATCCATATCCGGGGGAAGATTCTTGCCAGCCGCAGCCTTGAAAGGCTCCATGGACGTAATGTCCACACCGCCGTTTTGCAGATCGCGCACGAGGATTTCCTTGCCTGCAAAGTGGCCGGATGCCGTAGCGGCTATGATGTCGTACGTGGCCTTGTTGGGGTGCTTGAGGATGGAGGTGAGCACATGGCCGGGCAGCAGATTGTCCTTGTCGGTGTTCAGGCCCACGGCGTAGGCGTTGCGCGCTTTAACCTCCTGCAAGGCAGGGCCGTTGCCCATGCCGCTGGCCAGCACCAGGATGTCCGCTCCCTGGTCGAGCAGATTCTTCGCTGCGGCGCGGCCAGCCTCCGCATTGGCAAAAGAACCTGTAACCGTGTTGACGACACGCACCTCAGGATCAATCACGCGCGCGCCCTCTGTGAATCCTCCCAGCAGGGAGCGCATGGAGGGGCAGTCCTCGCCCGTTATCCAGCCGATAATCTTGCGTCCGCTTATGCCGGGCATGCCGGTCTGGCGCGCAAGCATGGCCGCAGCCGCCCCGGCAAGATAGGCCGCCTGCTCGTCGGCAAAGGTTACGGACATTATATTGGGCGCGCGGATGCCGGCATCAATGCAGCCAAACATGGTGCGGCGAAAGTTTGCGGCGTTGTTGCGCAGCACTTCGTGCAGGCCATTGGAGGCCACCAGCACCAGATCATTGTTGCCCGAAGCCGTACGAAACATTTCCTGAAGCGCCGCCTCGTCATGCCCTGGCTGGGCTGTAATCACTGCGGCCTTGATGCCCAGTTCGCGCTCGGCCTGCCTCAGGCCGTCAACAAGGCTGTCGTTCCAGTCGTTGTCGCCCGTAGGCGTTTCAAGCAACAGGGCCACGCGCAAGGGGCCTTGCGGCTTTTCGGCGCCAGCGCAATGGGCGGGCTGGGAAAAGCCAAGGCAAAGGAAGAGCAGAAGTGTCAGCATAAGGGACACGGGGCGGAGTGAGAACATGGATTTTCCTTGGAATGAATGTGCGGGCAGCGGGAGTTGTTTTTTAAGGTTTTGGGCAGGCAGACCGCGCCTTTTTCGCCATGCGCAATATATCGCTGTGGCTTTTGCGGCGCAAGAACATCTGCTGGCGGACAGTGCGCAAATAAATGCAAAATTTTTTTATGTGTTTAATTTTTTAATAAGGCTGAATGCCGCCAATTATATCCATCAAGTTTAATTTAACTTATTTTGTTGTTGTCAGCAAAATTTATAGTTTGATTAATCAAACAAGTTAACGTACACACCTTGACTTGCGAATGTGAAATAAATAACGTGTTGCTTGTGAACAAAGTAACATGAAGTGCAGGATTGTTATTGCGATAATTCTGCTGAAATTATTGAAAATTATTGCAAGGAAGGTTCCCATGTCTGTTGATGCACAGCCTCGCTGGTTTGATGCCCAGGCCATTGGTACAGCTCTGGAAAGGGAAACAGCACCTGACGCCGCAGAGCTTCGGGATATCCTCAACAAGTCACTTGAATTGCAGCCTTTAACCTTGGCGGAAACCGTTGCCCTCATGCGTGTGCAGGACGGGGTGGGCGTTGGCCGCATCATGGCTGCCGCCGATGAAGTTAAGCAAAAGGTTTACGGCGACCGCATTGTGCTTTCTGCACCCCTGCACATCTCCAACCACTGCGGCAGCGAATGCCTGTATTGCGCCAACCGCAAAAGCAACAAGGCCGTTGAGCGCAAGTACATGACCTCGCCTGAAATGCGCGAGGCAGCCCTCAAGCTTATCCGTCAGGGGCACAAACGTATTTTCCTTGTCAGCGGGCAGTTGCCCAATGCCGATATTGAATATCTGGCCGAGGCCATCAGCATCCTGTACACAGCCTTTGACGGCGTGGGCGAAGTGCACAGCGTCAACGTAAACGTGGGCGCTCTGGAATCGCACGAGTATGCCGCCCTGCTGGAATCGTATGTGGGAACCGTGCTGATCTATCAGGACACCTACCACGAGGCCAGTTATCGCGCGGCCCACATCTCTGGCCCCAAGAGTGATTACTACGCCCGGCTGAACGCCGCAGATGTTGCCTTTCAGGCGGGTGTGCCGGACGTGGGCGGCGGCCTGATGCTGGGTCTTGGCCCCTGGCAGTATGACCTGCTGGGTATTGTGCAGCATCAGGCGCACTTGTTGCGGGCCTATGACACCGGCTGCCGCACCCTGAGCCTGCACCGCATGCGTTGCGCCCCCGGCAGCAACATGCAAACGCCCTATCCCGTGAGCGATGCCGACTACCTGCGCTGCGTGGCCATTGCCCGGCTGGCGGTTCCTTACGCTGGCATCATCCTGACCACCAAGGAACCTGCGGGCCTGTGGCGCGATGGCTGTAGCGCGGGCGCTTCGCAACTGCTCACAGGCAGCGTTGCCAACCCCTACGGCAACTGGATTGACAATCCCGAGCACAAGGTTCCCTACCCCATTGGCGAAGACTGCCATGTGGATGAAGTGGTGCGTTTTCTGCTGGAAGAAGCTCGCCACCTGCCGTCATTTTGCGCGGCCTGCCCCCGGTTGGGGCGCACGGGCGAGGAGTTCCTTTCCATGGTGCGCGAGTGCGGCATGAAAAACCAGTGCGGCCCCAACTCTGCGGCGTCGTTCCTGGAATTTCTGCTGCACTACGCAACGCCTTATACGCGCATGATTGGCGAACAGCTGTTGGCCGAAAAAATGGACAGGATGACCACGGGTGAGCTTGGCGCGGCCAAGAGGCTGCTGACCAAGGTGCGCGCTGGCCGTATTGACGAATTCATTTAACAGACCGCTTGCAGATAAAACCCTCAACGGCGAGCGTACTCTGTTATTAACGCAAAAAGGCGGGCTTTATGCCCGCCTTTTTGCGTGTTGACAGCGTCAACACAGTCGGAAATCAGGAGCCGGTTGCGGCTTTGCCGCACCGATGAGCGACTGGTTTCCGTGTATTCCGCCCGGCGGCTTTGCTGACGCTGGCGGCGCAAATGCCGCAAAGCGGCGTTTGATCAGTATCAGTCGGGCTTCATGCCCGCCTTTTTGTGTGTTGGCGTTGTCAGGTTGTGTCAGCAGTCAGCTCCCCGGCCAGCCTATCCACACTAAGTAAAGAAAAACCAGGTCAGCAGAGCGAACAGCGGCACAAGAATGCAGACCGACCACAGAATGTAGCCGAAAAATCCGGGCATACGCACGCCCTGATCTTCCGCAATGGCTCGCACCATAAAGTTGGGCGCGTTGCCTATGTAGCTGCATGCGCCCATAAAGACCGCGCCAGCCGAAATGGCCGCCAGAGTTTCGGGCATATGGTGCATGAGCGTTTGCGCATCACCCCCCGCCGTGTTGAAAAAGACCATGTAGGTCGGGGCGTTATCCAGAAAACTGGAAAGAATGCCCGTCAGCCAGAAGTACATGGCATTGACCGGCTGCCCATCGCGCGAGACCAGTTCCACCAGCGGGGCCAGCGCGCCGGAGGTTCCTGCCTTGAGAATGGCCATGGCCGGAATCATGCTGACAAAAATACCAAAGAACAGTTGGGCCACTTCTTCAATGGGCCCCCACGAAAAACCGTTCAGTTCGCGGCATCTGCGGCTGGTATGGCGCATGGAAAGCCACGCCAGGAAGAGCAGGGCGGCATCGCGCAGCACGTTTTGCGCTTCCAGCGGCACACCGCCCACCGTGGCGATGGTTCCCAGCGGGAACAGACCGGAAAGCAGCACGGCAAGCACCACGCCAAGCAGAAACAGCAGGTTGATCTTGCCGTCAAGTCCGAGTTTTTCCTGGCTGGGCAGTACCTGCCCCGGCCTCTCTGGCGCGGCGTCAGCAGGGCTGCTCGGCGGTACGGGGCGGCCTTCCTTGTTATAGAGCACCATGTCCAGAACAAAATAGATTGCCAGCAGGGCTGTGGACAGGCTCAGGGTTTTCAAAAACAGGTGCGAGGTAGTCCAGAAAAAGTCCACGCCCTTCAAAAAACCCAGAAACAGCGGCGGATCGCCCAGGGGCGAGAGGGAACCGCCGATGTTTGCCACCAGAAAAATGAAAAATACCACAGAATGCACGCGGTACTTGCGGTGCGCATTGGCCCGCAGCAACGGGCGCACAAGCAGCATGGCGGCTCCTGTGGTGCCCATCCAGCTTGCCAGCACGGTTCCTATGGCGAGAATGCCCAGATTCACTGGCGGAGTGCCTGTGAGGGAGCCTTTAAGGCGTACCCCGCCCGCAACCGTGTACAGCGAAAAAAGGAGTACAAGGAAAGGCACGTAATCCAGCAGGATGATGTGGCAGAATTCATAGAAGGTCACGCCGGGGCCATAGGCCGCAAGGCATGGGACAAGAAAGGTGAGCGCCCAGAAAATGGAAATCTTGCCTCGATGATGTTCCCAGAAAACATGGGCGGTCAGCGGCAGTATGGCTATGGAAAGCAGCATGCCCGCAAAAGGGATGATCCACCATGCGGAGAGGGTGCCGGGAACTGTAAGATGGTCGGCGGCGGCAAGAGCCGTGTAGGGAGTAAGCAGCAGTGCGCTCAGAGCATATGCAGAGAGGCGGAGTAGATTCATGTTGCTCCTGAAAAAAGTGAATGGATTGCAGGCCGATAAGAAAAATCGGCCAAGACTAGTGCATTAAATGTACCCGAATTGGCATTATCCGTCCATCCCTGCAGATCGGCGCACTTGCCTGAAAGGCCGTTTTCTGCCACACAAGGGCAGCAATCAATTACAATAGTGTAAGGAATCAGCTATGCCCAAAGAACCTACGGCACGGCGCAAGGCCCGCTTTCTGGAAGTGCTGAGTCACCGCCAGCCGGACCTAACGCTGGTGCTTGCCAATATTCACGACCCGCACAACGTTTCGGCCATTTACCGCTCGTGCGATGCCTTTGGCGTCAGCCGTGTGCACCTGTATTACACCAACACGGCTTTTCCCGCGCTGGGGCGCAAGACCTCTGCCTCTGCCCGCAAGTGGGTGGAAAGCGTGCGCCATAAAACCAGCGAAGACATGCTTGCCGACCTGCGCGGTCAGGGCATGCAGGTGCTTGCTACCTCGTTTACAGAAAAGGCCCGCCCCATGCGGGAATGGGATTTTACCTGCCCCACAGCAGTGATTATGGGCAACGAGCACAGCGGCGTTGAGCCGGAACTGCTGGCCGCCGCCGATGGCGAGCTGTACATCCCCATGTACGGCATGATCCAGAGCTTCAACGTGTCTGTGGCTTCGGCCATTATTCTTGCAGAAGCAGCCCGCCAGCGCGAGGCCGCAGGCATGTACGCCACCCCGCGCTTTGATGAGGCAACTCTCGCAACCCGTCTTGGGGAGTGGCTGGAAAAATAGCGATAGCCCGAACTGGCCGATATCCGGCCACGAAAGCCTGGGCCGCCCGCGCGGCGTATGCGGGCGATACTTCGGGCTTCCGCCGCATGTAACTATTCGCCAATGAATAGTCATGAACAATCCCGCGTTGATCTGTCAGGCCTATGCTTTTGCCACTGTTGTACTGTGGTCAACCGCCTATGTGTACACCAAGGTTGCGCTGGCGTTTTTTACGCCGGGGCCGCTGGGCCTTGTGCGGTGCGCGGTGGCATCGCTGGCATTTGTTGGGATTCTGCTGGCAAGGGGCAGGGCGAGCGGGGGATTTTTTGTTCCTTCTGTCCGGCATCTGCCCCTGTTTGCGGCGTCAGGGCTGAGCGGTTTCACGCTGTATCTGCTGGCCTTCAATGAGGGTTCCATCTCCCTCAATCCCACCACCAACTGCATTGTCATTTCCACAGCACCCATTCTGACGGCGGCGCTGGCACGCCTGTTCTTCAGCGAGCGTTTGCCCGTGCTGCGCTGGCTTGCGCTTGCCCTGGCATTTGGCGGCGTAGTGGTGATGAACGGCGGCGGGCGCGGATTTATGCTGGCTCCCGGCATGGGCTGGGTGCTGGTGGCCGCAGTGCTCATAAGCCTGTATAATATTACGCAGCGCACATTGTCGCGGCACTACGGATCCATGGAAATCGCGGCCTGGAGTTTCTTTGCGGGTACGCTCTTTTTGCTGTACTGCCTGCCGCAAACCGTGCCCCAGGTCCAGGCTGCGCCCGCCAGGGCGCTCTGGCTTGCGCTTTTTCTGGGGATTTTCCCCAGCGCGGCTGCCTATCTGCTCTGGACAAAAGCCCTTGCCCTTGCCCCGCGCACAAGCCTTGTGACCAACTACATGTTCCTGACGCCCTTTTTGTCCATGCTGCTTGATTTCGTGGTGACGGGCGGCCTGCCTGAGGCCTCCACCTTTGCGGGCGGGGCGATCATCATGGGGGCTTTGGTACTGTTCAGCCTTGCGGGCAAGCGGGGCTAAACGGTTCTTTTGCTTTCTGGCAACGTCAGAGAATAAAATAGCCATGTAGCTGTTGCCGCCACGTTGACTTTTTACACAAAAACAAGGCCCGTTTCTGCTGGATGTTTCCGGCAGAAACGGGCCTTTCCCTTGCGGGAACCCAACCCTGATTTTTATGCTGAGCTGCTAATCAGCCTGCGGCTGCACCAGCTTGTCAAAACTTTTGCCATTCCACTGAAAACTTACGTCATTGTCTACCGGAACATGGGCCATGCCCGTATTGGTCCAGAACATGGGCTGCGCCTTGAGGCCGCCAAGGCCAAGGCAGATCATGACCGTAGCCTGGACATCGGGCGGCATTTTGCGGCCCGGGGCAAAAAAGGCGCTTATGTCCGGCTCTTGCGGGGTGTCCACAGGCACGGCGCGGCCTGATGTGTCAACCCGCCACAGCTCAAGGGTGCACACAGCGCCGCCCAGAGTGCCGAATGCGGCAAGTACGGAGCCGTCCGTGGCGTTGCGGAACAGGCGCAGGGCAACGGCTGTATCCCTGAACGGCATGGAGGCGAACACCAGAACGTCCTCCGTTTCTCCGGCGATCTCCCAAAATTCCGAATGCCCTGCGGAAAGCAGTTTCTGCTTTTCCTGCGGGCTCAGACCTTCAGGAGTGTTTTCAAAAATACTTTCGGGCAGCAGTGCAAAGATACTGCGGGCATTGACCTCGCTTTCGGTGGCCTGCGCAGAATCCGACAGTGCGGCAAGCAACAGAACAATCAGTAAACAATGTATATGACGCGGCATACATCCTCCCGCAGACAGATGGTTGCAGAAACAGACGTGCTGTAAAAATTTTTATACCGCTTTCGGCAAGGCTTGTCCATGCACGCAGGCAAAGGATTGCGCGATCCGGGCGGTTGGGCGGCGGCGGGCGCATTTTGCAGCGGCTGGCGCGCGCAAAAATACGCTGGCTCTGCCCTTGCCAATGCCCCTTGGGCCGCTTACATATGCTTTCATGAACACAAGCAAGCCCTGCATCCACATCGAAAAGGCCCGCCAGCACAATCTCAAAAACATCAGCCTGGACATCCCCCGCGACGAGCTGGTGGTGATTTGCGGCCCGTCAGGTTCCGGCAAGTCAACGCTGGCGTTCGATATCGTGTACGCCGAAGGCCAGCGCCGCTATGTGGAATCGCTGTCTGCCTACGCCCGCCAGTTTTTGCCCCAGATGGACAAGCCGGACGTGGAAAAGATCGAGGGGCTTTCGCCCGCAATCTCGCTTGAACAGCAGAGCGTTTCGCGCAACCCGCGTTCAACCGTGGGAACGGTCACGGAAATTTACGACTTTTTGCGCGTATTTTTTGCCCGGCTTGGGCGCATGTATTGCCCCCAGTGCGGGCGGCCCATCGAGGCCCGCGCAGCAGATGAAATCATTGGCGATATCATGGCCCTGCCGCAGGGCACCAAGTTTATGGTCATGGCTCCGCTGGTGGAACTTCAGAAGGGCACGCACCAGGACAAGTTCAAAAAGCTCAAGGCCGAAGGCTTTGCCCGTGTGCGCGTCAACGGCGAGTTTTATACGCTGGACGATGTGCCCACGCTGGACAAGAACAAGAAGCACTCCATTGATCTGGTGGTTGACCGCCTGGTGAACAAGGAGGGCATTCGGGGGCGTCTGGCGGATTCGGTTGAGCTGGCCCTGCGCTACGGGGAGGGCCGACTTGTGCTGCACGAGCCGGACAAAGCCGCCGCAGGGCAGGATGCAGACACAGTGCATTCCACCACCTCGGTATGCGCGCATTGCCGTATTTCTCTGCCCGCGCCCAGCCCGCAGCTGTTTTCGTTCAACGGGCCGCAGGGCGCCTGCCCGCGTTGCGTGGGCCTCGGCGGCGTGGATTATTTTGAGCCGCGCCTCATTGCGCCCAACATGGGCCTTTCGCTGAACACGGGCGCGCTGTTGCCCTGGGCCACGGACAAAATGTTCAGCCGCTATGAGGACTCCCTCAAGGCTCTGGGCAAGCGCTTCAAATTTCAGCTTTCCACGCCGCTGGAGCAGTTTAGTGAAGATGCGCTTTCCGCTCTTTTTTACGGAGAGGATGAACAGGGCCGCCCAGCGCGCGCCTCGTTGGGCCTGCGCCGCAACTGGATGGGCGGCAGCGTTGCCCTTGGTGCTGGCGGCGATTATCAGAGCGAGCATTTTTCTGACGCACTGCGTGCGCAGGGGCAGGTGGGCGT
The window above is part of the Desulfovibrio desulfuricans DSM 642 genome. Proteins encoded here:
- a CDS encoding flavodoxin translates to MSKVLIVFGSSTGNTESIAQKLEELIAAGGHEVTLLNAADASAENLADGYDAVLFGCSAWGMEDLEMQDDFLSLFEEFDRIGLAGRKVAAFASGDQEYEHFCGAVPAIEERAKELGATIIAEGLKMEGDASNDPEAVASFAEDVLKQL
- a CDS encoding radical SAM protein gives rise to the protein MSVDAQPRWFDAQAIGTALERETAPDAAELRDILNKSLELQPLTLAETVALMRVQDGVGVGRIMAAADEVKQKVYGDRIVLSAPLHISNHCGSECLYCANRKSNKAVERKYMTSPEMREAALKLIRQGHKRIFLVSGQLPNADIEYLAEAISILYTAFDGVGEVHSVNVNVGALESHEYAALLESYVGTVLIYQDTYHEASYRAAHISGPKSDYYARLNAADVAFQAGVPDVGGGLMLGLGPWQYDLLGIVQHQAHLLRAYDTGCRTLSLHRMRCAPGSNMQTPYPVSDADYLRCVAIARLAVPYAGIILTTKEPAGLWRDGCSAGASQLLTGSVANPYGNWIDNPEHKVPYPIGEDCHVDEVVRFLLEEARHLPSFCAACPRLGRTGEEFLSMVRECGMKNQCGPNSAASFLEFLLHYATPYTRMIGEQLLAEKMDRMTTGELGAAKRLLTKVRAGRIDEFI
- the galE gene encoding UDP-glucose 4-epimerase GalE gives rise to the protein MAILVCGGAGYIGSHNVRALLERGETPVVLDNFLTGHRGSVPQDVRLYSGDMRDPALLDAVFSEQPIEAVMHFAACSLVGESMEQPLKYFQNNIHGMMELLEAMARHGVDKIVFSSTASVYGEPDVVPIPEHAPLRPTNPYGESKLAMERMMHWVGRAHGIRSVILRYFNVAGAWPQGLIGEDHRPESHLIPIILQVPLGKRPHVTIFGDDYPTPDGTCIRDYLDVMELADAHLRAVDYLRGGGGSEVCNLGNGTGFSVRQMVEAARRVTGRDIAVSIGARRPGDPARLVASAQRAAEVLGWTARADIDSIIASAWSWHSRNPDGFAE
- a CDS encoding bifunctional methionine sulfoxide reductase B/A protein, with the protein product MQNTYPMPPLSGLEADVLLRKATEPPNTGKYVNNHEAGTYICRQCGMPLYHSDDKFESGCGWPSFDTAVPGAVRRVPDADGRRVEIICANCGGHLGHVFEGEGFTEKNTRHCVNSLSMSFAPAGSDAEKAALGRLAAQKETSAAGGAPLADVGASEQDVASGGCTATAIVAGGCFWGVEDAFQKIPGVCEAISGYTGGHTVNPSYEDVCRGDTGHAESVLVRYNPSRVGYEQILRRFFEIHDPTQLNRQGPDWGEQYRSAVFYKGAEQKAVAEKLVARLRELGYKMVTQIAPAGPFYEAEAYHQDFARRTGRGVCHMSVPRFSQRVDGSPVK
- a CDS encoding BMP family lipoprotein — its product is MFSLRPVSLMLTLLLFLCLGFSQPAHCAGAEKPQGPLRVALLLETPTGDNDWNDSLVDGLRQAERELGIKAAVITAQPGHDEAALQEMFRTASGNNDLVLVASNGLHEVLRNNAANFRRTMFGCIDAGIRAPNIMSVTFADEQAAYLAGAAAAMLARQTGMPGISGRKIIGWITGEDCPSMRSLLGGFTEGARVIDPEVRVVNTVTGSFANAEAGRAAAKNLLDQGADILVLASGMGNGPALQEVKARNAYAVGLNTDKDNLLPGHVLTSILKHPNKATYDIIAATASGHFAGKEILVRDLQNGGVDITSMEPFKAAAGKNLPPDMDRRLRELRGEILNGGIRLKSLRERTLCDCL
- the ald gene encoding alanine dehydrogenase produces the protein MIIGVTKEIKADEYRVGITPAGVKALTDHGHKVLVESGAGLGSRIGDDEFAKAGASMLPVGDVWAKAEMIMKVKEPLPSEYKYFRPGLLLFTYLHLAADKKLTDALLNSGVVGLAYETVQPKDRSLPLLAPMSEVAGRMAVQMGSYILTKQAGGAGMLLGGVAGVQRARVAIVGGGTVGTEAAKMAMGLGAEVTILDNNLNRLRYLGDIFSSRVQTLASNEYNIAGAVQESDLVIGSVLIPGAMAPKLVTEAMIKTMRPGSVVVDVAIDQGGSFETTAGRPTTHHEPTYEKHGVIHYAVANIPGAVPVTSTYALTNATLPFALELADKGWKNACRENIALERGLNTVDGQCTFAGVAEAFGLPCASTAQILR